GGTTTCCTGCGCCGCGCCAAGGGCTCTCTTGGCGGCCTGTGGGTCTGCAAGTGTCGCGTGGGCTAGGGCGAGTCGGAGGCGGCTCATGGAGCTGAAGAACGGGTCCCTGCGAGCGGCGGGGGAGGCGTTGGCCGCCTGTGCTGCTGCGAGTTGCTCCGGCCAGTTCTTCCGCTGGTAGGCGAGCATGGCCATGTTGATCCACACGCGCATCACCGTGGGCGGGTCTTGAGAGAGGCCGGCGAACGTCGTCGACTGATGGAGATGCCTCTGGGCCGTGTCCAGGTCGCGCAGGTCGATGCATGACCAGGCAGCGATGGTGGTGTACTCGGCGGCAAGTGCATACAGGGCGCGGCGCACGCGCTCGCTGGCGTTCCGCTGCTGGAGATTCAGCACCTCGGCACGGCCTTCGAGGGCCGCGGTCGCCAGGGACTTGTGGCCGCCTTGACGGTCGTCGGCCTCCACGAGCTGGTTCATGCCGACTGCGGCCCGAGCTACATCTGTCATGCCCACTGATCGGCGCTGTTTGGCGATGGGGACGGCGGCGGCTGCCGTTCCGGTAGTGGAAAGCATGAAGTCGCGACGCCGCAAGGGGTCCTCCGGGGGGTGTTGCATGGAGCTGGGTGCGCTGAACCCTAAGTCCGCCACGGGGCAGCCGAACACACGCTCAAGTGCTGCGCAAGTGCGGCCGATTGGACGTCGACTTGACCCGTTGAGCAGGTTGCGGACCGTTCGCGACGAAATCTCCCCTGGTCGACCGATGATCTCTTGTAGTGCCCTATTGAGCTGAGCGGCCAACTCATCCTGTGTGAGGCCGAGTTGATCCATCCGGCTCTGAAGGATGAGGTTCGCTCTCATGTACCGAACGTAGTAGCACCGTCACTCTGTTGCCCAGATCTTGGGCAAGGCGAACGTAAAGTCTTCCGGTTGGTGGGCGTGCACGAAACCGGAACTCTTCCTGTTGCCCTCCGCCCAAGGCTCGTTGACTGGCTATCAGCCGCCGGATCGAGTTCGGCACGGCGGCAGGAGGAGAGCCCGGCCCTGCTTCCCCCGTCAGGGCCGGGCACCCCACGCCGGAGGGAACCTCGTGACCGTGACCGCCGCAAAACCGAATGCGACCGGGGCCCCCGGTTACACCGCGGAGCTGCCATGCGTTCCCGAGTCCGTCAGTCGCGCTCGCGCTCTCGTCTCCAGCGCGCTGGTCGCCTGGGGGATGGGGGACGACTTGGGCGACTGCGGAGAGATCATCGTGTCGGAGCTGCTGACGAACGCCGTCGACCACACTGAGACCCCCCTGACGCAGGTCGTCATCGAGCGTCGGGTCGACAGCTCCGTTCGCATTGGGGTCTCCGACCGATCACAGGTCGCTCCGCGCATGAAGAAGGCCACCGACGACACCGAATGCGGCAGAGGCCTGCACCTGGTCCACGCGCTGAGTTGGCGGTGGGGCTACGACACGCACCACTGGGGCAAGGTCACCTGGGCCGTAATCAAAGCGCCGACAGGGACAAGCCAGTGAGCGCCACAACGGCCCCTGAGTGCCGGGCCGAGAAGTGGACACCCCCGCTCGACGCGGACGGCCTGAAGTTCGTCCTCGCGCGGGTCATAGTGTGGAAGCCGCTCGACGTCGAGGAGATCTTCGACGACCTCGACACGGCGATCGGCAACCAGCCCCCGCCCGTGGCCACGACCGCGGCGCTGGTGGAACGCCTCCGCGGCCACCTGAAGCAGCTCAGTGACATCACTGTCGCTGACGCGAAGTACCCGCCTACCGACGAGATGGTCGGGCTCATCGAGCGTGGACTTCCCCTGCGGGCTGAGCCGACGCCGGCCAATCACCAGCAAGCCGTCGCTCTCGCCCGCCGTCTCGCCTTCGTGACCTCCGATCTCGTCGAGAAGCTGATCGAGGCCCGCTACATCAAGGGGGCCCAGTGACACACGACCCCAACGCCGCCAAGCACCCCGGGGTGACCGCCACGGTGATGGCCGCTCCGCAAGACGCGTACGACTTCTACTACTACGAGCAGCGCATCGCCGACGCCTGGCTCTTGGACAAGAGCATCGCCGTGCGAACGCTGCGCATGCCGTTCCTCGCTGTGCCTGTCGGGGGCTCGCGACGAGGCGGGTATTTCCCCGTCACGTGCCTCTGCTTCGGGCTCCGGGTCCGTGACGTCCTCCTGGAGCAGCCCGGCTTCCCCGACCCACGCTTGCGGTGGTCGCCCTACCCGGACACCTGCCACGTCGTCGAGTGGGGCGAGAGACCGCCGACGCTCTGGGGTGACTGCGATGACGTCACCCTCGGGCGCTTCTACGGCTACAGCGAAGACGCGATAGCCCGGTTCACGAACCGCCGCGCCAGCACCCCGCGCGGCCCCCAAACGCCCTCTTCGGCGGCCCTTCTCCGCTCCCCCGCGGCTCCGTAGGCACCCGCCGAAGAGGGCACCCCCATCCCCCACCGCACGACCGACAGGAAGAGCGACACGCATGTGCCAGCACACGCCCACCTGCCCCACAGCGGAACAGCCGGATCGCGAAGCGGCCAAGCCATTGGCACGCGCCGAGGCTCAGGGATGGACGCTGCTGTGCAACGGCGTCCTGCTCTTCGACGACACCGGCGAGTTGCTGCCCAACGGCACGATCGTCGCCCCGCACCGCCCCACTGTCGCTACGGGAGCAGCAGCGTGAAAACGCTGCCGAGAAGCTGCCTGGTCCCCTACATCACCGCCCGCGAGGGTGAAGAGGCCGACTCTTTCCTCTCCCTGCGCGCCGCCTTCGACCGCACCGGTGCTGCACGCCTGGGCTACTGGGACGAGACCAGGGAAGACCGCGACGTGCGCAGCGTCCTGTGGTCCCGGGTTTCCCAGTCCATCGGAGACGACGGGCTGCCGGCCGGTGAGCCGAAATGGCGCCTGGTCCACCCCGCGCGACAGCGCGAGACCATGCTCAAGCTCCGGTGCCAGGTGTGCGTCGGCGACGCCCGGACTCCCGACGGAATCCTGTTCTTGGAGAGCAAGAAGGACGGCGTGCCCACGTCGAGCACCACGGTTCGGACCGCTCAGCCTCCGGTCTGCCGACGACACGCGCACATGGCCGCGAAGCGGTGCCCCTACCTCGCCGAACACGGGAGCGTCGCGCTGCTGGCGCAGAGCGCACCCCTGTACGGAGTCATCGGCACGCCTCACGCGTACTCCGGCAACGGCGTTCAAGTCCTAGCAGGCAACGACGTCCCCGTTCCCTACGGGGACCCCGCCCTGCGGTGGTTCCTCGCCTCCCAACTCGTGCGCACGTTGCGGGCGTTCACCGTCATGGACCTGGACGACCTCCTGCCGGCCACCTAGACCGCCGCCCGGCCGTCCGGAGCCACACGCCGGACCATCGGACGGCTCCGGCACAGCCCCGTCCCACAGCCGCCCCAACGGCTGCCCGCTGACCTGGAGAGATGGTGCTCACCGCACCCACCTTCCGCAGCATCGAAGGCGCATACCTCGCCTTGCTGCAACTGGCTACGAACAACGCCGAGCACCACATCACCGCCCGCGGCAACGACGCCAGTGAAGTCATCGGCGTCGGGTTCCGGCTGCCCGACCCCCGACAGCGACTCCCTACCTGTCCACGCGCAACTCGCCCGCCTGTTGCGAGGAGAGTAGCCGTGGCCAAGCGCTCCCCGGCCGCGGAGCGCCATGCTGACCTGATCCGCACTGCCCTGTTCGAGGTCGCGCCCGTCGGCATGACGCTCGGACAGCTGATGGGCTCCTGCGAGCTCAGCCGCTGGCAGACCAGACGGGGCCTGGCCATGCTGCGCGACCTGTGCGCCAAACGCGGCTGACCGCCCGCCATTTGGACACGTGACCTGGGCTATCACTTCTGCGCGAGCGAGGCCGAACTGGAGGAAGGGGAACGGGCCTGGCTCAGTGAGAAACTCACACAGTTCCGTCGGATGATCACGGACACGATCGGCCCGCACCTGGCCCTGTTCCCCAAAAGCACGTGGGCCGGCTATCTCAGCGACCAGATGAAGGCGATCGAGTCGAACCTCGCGATGGCCGCCCGACCGCCACACTGACGTCGTCGCATCCAAGACGCTCACCGCAGATTCCAGGAGACCGGGGCCCGGTCCACGCGTCCGCAGCGCTCCCCACCCGGGCCGGGCCCCATCCCCTGATGCACGAGCCCCGCTACCCCTCCGACATGGCCGTTGCCGACACGGCACCAACCTCACGAGATGGCACCATTAGATCTCGATCAGCTGTACACCCACAGCTCGTAGTCGTCCCCGGGAACCCAGCTGCCGAACTTGCATTCATACCTGGTCCACCAGTGGTTCTCGTACCCCATCCTGCCCTGGGAGTTGCACTCGCTCTTCCAGAAGTAGTAGTCGTACAGGTACCATCCCGCGGCTGTCGCAGGGACGGCCGTACTCTCGTGCGCCGACGCAGAGGTGACCTGAGCGGTTGCCGGTGCGGCTTGGGCAGGCCCAGCGAGTCCCCCTACCAAGAGCGCAGACCCCAGCGCCATGCTGACGAGAAAACCACGCTTACGCATGACCTCTTCCCCTTCTCTCGAGTGCATTGCAGGTTCCCAACGCGCTGCTGGAAACCGTCTCGGAGCGGCACCAACAGGTTGCTGTCGGACGGCCGCAGCTTCCCCTCATCACGACCGTTCGGCCAAGGGCCAAAGGTGGACCTTGTTCGTGCTCGCTTCCGGACAAGGATGGCTGGGCTGCTGATCGAGGATCGACGTGATTTGACCTAGCTCGAATAACGACATCTTGGACATGCTCTGCGCCATGCCGCTACGCATCCACTTCACCACTGAGGACATGGCCCGCACCCGTTTCACGGAGGCACCCCGTCCATTTCTTGAGCTGAACATCGCGCTGCGGCAACTACAGGAACGCAGCCATCCGACCCGGTTCGGGTCCTGGAGGCGGGAATCGTTGCGACGCTTGTCCCCAAGGGTGCAGCAGTTGTTCGATCTGATCCCGTCAACGGGCTGGTCGGTGGGCTTCCTCGGCCTCCCGGCGGCCGAGAACATCGGAGAGGCGCTGGATCAGATCCGGGCTATGCCTGCCGCGCGTGTCCGGAAGGACATGGAGGTCTGGGCCGGCCGCGACCATCACCGGCCTGTGCCAGCCTGGACGCAGTCGCTCGGCAGCGACAAAGAGCTGCTGCTGGAGTTGACCGATGTCGCAGCCCACGTGCACCAGCACGTCGTCGCTCCCTACCAGCAGCGCATCGATGCCCTCAGCGCCGCGGACCAGGCACTTCGCAGACGTCAGGCCGCCCACGGCGGACTCCACACCTTGTTGTCCGAACTCAACCCCCGCCACATCAAGTGGAAGCCGCCTGTTCTGGAACTCACCATGGCCGACGGTGCGGACGACGACATTCATCTCTCCGGCCGCGGCCTGCTGCTGATTCCATCGATCTTCGGGGCCGCATCCCCCGTACTGGGCGTGAACGCCGAACCCCAGCCGTATCTGACCTACCCCATCCGCCGTAACAACACAGACCTCGCCCTGCCGCCTACGGAGACCGCACGAGTCCTCAGCACCGTCCCCAACTCCCTGACCGCGCTCCTCGGCCACACCCGGGCCATCGTGCTGTGGACCATCGCCCATCATCCCGGCTGCACCACTACCGAACTCGCCCGCCATACCGGCATCTCCCCGGCCAGCGCCAGCCAGCACGCGACCGTTCTACGCACCGCCCAGCTGACCACCACCACCCGCCACCACAACACCGCCCTCCACACCACAACCCCGCTGGGCGCCAGCCTCCTCAAGACCACCGCTTGAGATCCGCGCCTCACATCCCGCGAGCAGCGCTTTCTCGGCTAGTTTCGCCCCTTCTCGGCGCGTGGACTGGGAGGTTCGGAAACAGCGCTGACGGCTGCCTGGACGAGGCCAGCGTGCAGAGCGGCGAGGCGCTGCAGGTAGCGGCAGGCGGCTTCGTCCTCGACGATCCGGGACGTTCTCGCCGACGCGGGTATCGAGCCGGTCAGGCAGGTGCTCCATGAGCAGCGGGACTACGGCGGCCGCGGCAGCACGAGGCTCGAAGGGATGCCGTGCATGAGCGCAAGGGCGGCCACAACCAGGGTGAGGGCCGTGACGACGGCCGTGGCTGGCTGTACGTTCGCTTTTCCGAGCCGGATCCGGTGTGCCGGATGCCTGGCCAGCCAGCGCAGGGCCAGGCGCTGGGTCCGGGTCACGATCGGGGTGAACACGGCGACCCGGTGCGGCTGTTCGGGCAGGCTGGAACGGCCCAGTCGATCCACCCCCATCGCGTCCGTTCACGGATCAGGACGGGCTCGCAGCCGGCCGCGCAACCGGAGCCGCAGCAGACATGCCCGCCGCGCACGGCGCGGGACCTCTTCCTCTCCCACCGCTGCCGCTGCTGGCCAAACGGGCTCAACTGCTGAGCACTCCCGGCCGCTGGCGGTGTGGAGGAGGTCATGGTGTGCGTCCTTCCAGCAGGTGAGTCGATACGGTGGCGCAGGTGGTGCAGCGGCCATCGCCGTCGGGGTGGGCGCGCCGCGGCGTCGGTCCCGGGCAGGTTCCGCACAGCGGCCACCCGAGGCAGGCCGGGCAGAGGTCTTCGCCGGGGGCGGTTGCGGGAGCACCGCAGCCGGCGCATTCGACGAGCGCCCGGTAGGTCAGGGCCTCGGTCACCGTGCGGGCGGCAGACGCCGTGAATGACCGCTCGGCCGACGGCCACCCCTGTGGCTCGCCGTTCATCACGTCGCCGCGGTGGCGACGGCTGTCCAGCATGGCGGGCGGCGGATAGGCCTGAGCGGCCCGCAGTCGGGCGGCGATGATCGCGCCGACCGTGGTGCGCACCGGCTGCGGCAGGGGCCGGTCGGTGATGACGTGACACAGTTGCTCAGCTCTCCAGCCCGCCTCCAGCATCACCGTGGCCACGCGGCCCTGATCGGTCAGCACCTTGCCGGTCAGCAGGAGTTCCGGACGGCTCGCTCCGATCTCGAGCAGCAGCTGGATCCCCGGATGCATCTCATCCGCCGGGAGCGCAGCCGGCGGGGGCGCTGGTGCGTGCGGCCGGTCCGTCCCTTCGGGTTTGTGCGCGACGTCGCTGCGGTCGCACGGAGGGACGGTGCTGGTGTTCTGCTTGTTGGTGTTCTTTCTGTTGGTGTTCTTAGTGGGGCGATTGACCGATGTCGGGTTATCCATCGGTGGAAAACCCGACATCGGCTCGGACCTGCTGTTTTGCAGGCTGGGCAGATCGGTGATGAAGTACGCGGCCGCGCCGAGCGTGCCGTCGGGGCGGCGCTTACGTTCCCGGAGCAGGAAGCCGTGCTTCTCCAGCTCCTTGAGGCCGCTCTTGACGGCCGCCTCGCCGTCGCGGCTGCGGCGCGCCAGGTCCGTGACGCTCATCCGCCAGCCGTCCCGGTGCGTGCTGATGAGCCCGAAGATTCCCTTCGCCTTGGAGGAAAGCCGTGGGTCGCGGAGCAGGCCGTTGGCGATCTGGGTGAACTGGTCCGCCGCCATCACCCCACGGCGAATCCCCGCCCCTAAACCGTGCGGCGCCTCACTCGCCGGCGCGGAGGCGAACGCTGAGCCCGCCGCCGGGGCAAGGTCGGCGTCGGGGGCGGGGCGGTCCGTGATCGAGTACACGATCTCACCGAGCGTTCCGTCGTCGTGCCTCAGCTGTTCGCGGATGAGGTAGCCGTACCGCTGCAGTTCGCTCAGGCCGCCGCGTACGGCGTCGCGTCCATCGGGTCCGGCGCGCACGAGGTCGGCGACCGTCACGTGCCAGCCGGCGCGGTGGGTGCTGATGTAGCCGAAGATTCCCTTCGCCTTGAAGGAGATCTTGGGGTCGCGGAACAGGCCGTTGGCGATCTGGGTGAACTGGTCCGCCGCCATCGCCCCACGGCGGATCCCTGCCCCGAAGCGGCTCATGGTGCTTCCTCGCGCGCCATATGCGCACGGCCGCCGATGCCGTGGAGCGGACCTGCGGGTGCGAGGTGTCCGGGGCCGCTGTGTGAGGTGACGTGAGCGAGATCCATTCCGTCAGCTCACTCGGCGCCCCCGACCAGGCTGACGGCCACGGCCCCCGACCACCGGTCACGATCCGGCAACATGCGCGGGCTGGCGTGGTCGGGCTCATGGTCGGGCC
Above is a genomic segment from Streptomyces sp. R21 containing:
- a CDS encoding XRE family transcriptional regulator, with product MNQLVEADDRQGGHKSLATAALEGRAEVLNLQQRNASERVRRALYALAAEYTTIAAWSCIDLRDLDTAQRHLHQSTTFAGLSQDPPTVMRVWINMAMLAYQRKNWPEQLAAAQAANASPAARRDPFFSSMSRLRLALAHATLADPQAAKRALGAAQETLQKAGEDERPRWTAFYGPAELNHLAAIILNHNGQSAEAEATAHRALAKIPAGFQRNRALTTCQLALALLRQGEPEQATATAATVFTIMDGAPLPGRMRTLIGDFHRDLLRLAPSTTYARNWADRMRDEWSRA
- a CDS encoding ATP-binding protein is translated as MTAAKPNATGAPGYTAELPCVPESVSRARALVSSALVAWGMGDDLGDCGEIIVSELLTNAVDHTETPLTQVVIERRVDSSVRIGVSDRSQVAPRMKKATDDTECGRGLHLVHALSWRWGYDTHHWGKVTWAVIKAPTGTSQ
- a CDS encoding DUF6415 family natural product biosynthesis protein; translated protein: MSATTAPECRAEKWTPPLDADGLKFVLARVIVWKPLDVEEIFDDLDTAIGNQPPPVATTAALVERLRGHLKQLSDITVADAKYPPTDEMVGLIERGLPLRAEPTPANHQQAVALARRLAFVTSDLVEKLIEARYIKGAQ
- a CDS encoding DUF6302 family protein gives rise to the protein MTHDPNAAKHPGVTATVMAAPQDAYDFYYYEQRIADAWLLDKSIAVRTLRMPFLAVPVGGSRRGGYFPVTCLCFGLRVRDVLLEQPGFPDPRLRWSPYPDTCHVVEWGERPPTLWGDCDDVTLGRFYGYSEDAIARFTNRRASTPRGPQTPSSAALLRSPAAP
- a CDS encoding DUF5999 family protein, which gives rise to MCQHTPTCPTAEQPDREAAKPLARAEAQGWTLLCNGVLLFDDTGELLPNGTIVAPHRPTVATGAAA
- a CDS encoding winged helix-turn-helix domain-containing protein, with translation MFDLIPSTGWSVGFLGLPAAENIGEALDQIRAMPAARVRKDMEVWAGRDHHRPVPAWTQSLGSDKELLLELTDVAAHVHQHVVAPYQQRIDALSAADQALRRRQAAHGGLHTLLSELNPRHIKWKPPVLELTMADGADDDIHLSGRGLLLIPSIFGAASPVLGVNAEPQPYLTYPIRRNNTDLALPPTETARVLSTVPNSLTALLGHTRAIVLWTIAHHPGCTTTELARHTGISPASASQHATVLRTAQLTTTTRHHNTALHTTTPLGASLLKTTA
- a CDS encoding helix-turn-helix domain-containing protein; its protein translation is MSRFGAGIRRGAMAADQFTQIANGLFRDPKISFKAKGIFGYISTHRAGWHVTVADLVRAGPDGRDAVRGGLSELQRYGYLIREQLRHDDGTLGEIVYSITDRPAPDADLAPAAGSAFASAPASEAPHGLGAGIRRGVMAADQFTQIANGLLRDPRLSSKAKGIFGLISTHRDGWRMSVTDLARRSRDGEAAVKSGLKELEKHGFLLRERKRRPDGTLGAAAYFITDLPSLQNSRSEPMSGFPPMDNPTSVNRPTKNTNRKNTNKQNTSTVPPCDRSDVAHKPEGTDRPHAPAPPPAALPADEMHPGIQLLLEIGASRPELLLTGKVLTDQGRVATVMLEAGWRAEQLCHVITDRPLPQPVRTTVGAIIAARLRAAQAYPPPAMLDSRRHRGDVMNGEPQGWPSAERSFTASAARTVTEALTYRALVECAGCGAPATAPGEDLCPACLGWPLCGTCPGPTPRRAHPDGDGRCTTCATVSTHLLEGRTP